A region of the Lachancea thermotolerans CBS 6340 chromosome E complete sequence genome:
GTCCAATGCCATATCACGGTCCCGGCCCAAGAGCCACGACGGCTCGCTGAGGTCCGTCGCGCAGGTGATCGGTAGCGATTACCATTTGACGCCCACCAAGCCGCACTACCGCGCTAGGGCTAAGAAACGCTACGATCTCGCTTTTCCCGCCGGCAAGGCGCTCGTCAACAGACTGCTGAAGTGCGTCAGCGCTTTCGAAACCAACCGGCGCCTGCAGCGACACGGCCTATCCACGCACGAGTACGACAGAAAACTGCACGTGCAATACACAAAGCTTCTGTCGCCAACAGAGCTCCTGGCCGTGGCCGCCGGGCCCCTTGGCAGAGAAGTGCTGATACTGCACATGCTTCCTTCTACAAAGGACGCCGAGCCTAAGAGCGGCTCGCAACTTCTGCTGAGCTCCAACGCAAGCGCGCTGCTCTACCCCGGCCTGCGATGGTACTTCGAATGGCGGGTCATTTGAAGCAGCGCGCACGACGAAGAGGAGGAGCAGCATCAGCAGCGGCCGCATGGCTACATATCGGGTGGGGTACGTTATGGTTACA
Encoded here:
- a CDS encoding KLTH0E00946p (conserved hypothetical protein), which produces MTRETRAQDRASNVFRNLSTLASKERKPLQPRPVNISQLVASQKLRSPPNTPASAKSPASLLSNAISRSRPKSHDGSLRSVAQVIGSDYHLTPTKPHYRARAKKRYDLAFPAGKALVNRLLKCVSAFETNRRLQRHGLSTHEYDRKLHVQYTKLLSPTELLAVAAGPLGREVLILHMLPSTKDAEPKSGSQLLLSSNASALLYPGLRWYFEWRVI